The proteins below are encoded in one region of Aequorivita iocasae:
- a CDS encoding DegT/DnrJ/EryC1/StrS family aminotransferase produces the protein MIPFLDLHAINKRFEKQFQDGFKQFLDSGYYVLGSQVKLFEANFARYCGTSHCIGVGNGLDALRLILEGYKILGKLKDNDEVLVASNTYIATILAIKQAGLKPVLVEADFNAYNFDINSLKSAISEKTKAIMPVHLYGQLSPMEEILKISKENNLLVIEDAAQAHGAKNSDGKLAGNIGDAAGFSFYPTKNLGALGDGGAVTTNDDELASVIAKLRNYGASTKYVNEFVGLNSRLDEIQASFLNIKLPTLDSDNESRRTIAKKYISEIKNDKIILPHYDGSENHIFHLFVVRVENRNEFIDYLDRNGIGHLIHYPIPPHRQEALSEFKNLNFPVTVKIHEQVVSIPISPILSNAEVETIISVLNKY, from the coding sequence ATGATTCCATTTTTAGACCTACACGCCATAAATAAACGTTTTGAAAAGCAATTTCAAGACGGCTTCAAGCAATTTCTGGATTCGGGATATTATGTTTTGGGAAGTCAAGTAAAATTGTTTGAAGCAAATTTTGCGCGCTATTGCGGCACGAGTCACTGCATAGGTGTTGGCAATGGTTTGGACGCTTTGCGGTTGATTTTGGAAGGATATAAAATTCTTGGAAAATTAAAAGACAATGATGAAGTTTTGGTTGCATCAAATACCTACATCGCTACAATTTTGGCAATAAAACAAGCCGGCTTAAAACCTGTTTTGGTGGAGGCAGATTTTAATGCGTATAATTTCGATATCAATTCACTTAAAAGTGCTATTTCAGAAAAAACGAAGGCGATAATGCCCGTTCATCTCTACGGACAGCTTTCGCCAATGGAAGAAATTTTAAAGATTTCAAAAGAAAATAATTTGCTCGTTATTGAGGATGCCGCACAGGCCCACGGAGCTAAAAATAGTGATGGAAAACTGGCGGGAAATATTGGCGATGCGGCTGGCTTCAGTTTTTATCCAACAAAAAATTTGGGTGCGCTGGGAGATGGGGGAGCGGTAACTACCAATGATGACGAATTGGCGTCTGTTATTGCAAAACTTCGAAATTATGGAGCTTCCACAAAATACGTAAATGAGTTTGTGGGCTTAAATTCAAGACTTGATGAAATACAGGCTTCCTTTTTAAATATAAAGTTGCCTACACTGGATTCTGATAATGAAAGCCGTAGGACAATCGCGAAAAAGTATATTTCAGAAATAAAAAATGATAAAATAATTCTTCCGCATTACGATGGAAGTGAAAACCACATCTTTCATCTTTTTGTGGTTCGCGTTGAAAATAGAAATGAATTTATAGATTACTTGGACCGCAATGGAATTGGCCATTTAATCCATTACCCCATTCCGCCACACAGACAAGAGGCGCTTTCTGAATTTAAAAATTTAAACTTTCCCGTTACCGTAAAAATCCATGAGCAAGTAGTGAGCATTCCCATAAGCCCAATACTTTCTAACGCTGAAGTTGAGACTATAATATCAGTTTTAAATAAATATTAG
- a CDS encoding O-antigen translocase: MKIPSFIRGNLLLKMTSLNAVVVSIRLLISAVVQRLLYDYVGAVGLYKIGQLRSLSQLLMSISSLGTFSGLVKYVAEYRSDKAQLQKLFSTTFVFTIFGVLGSCITLLVFSDLISDYLFASNEFSYIIKLTAVIIPFIAVQRVFNGVINGLSEYKKFAKIDLVSYLLTVSLTLLFLFQYNLDGVLIAISITPIIQVLVLLFFFFRVLRGYISFKDIKLKSPMAKSLFAFTVMSFVSSILLPLVEIDIRSMLEERMSGRDAGVWTNMTFISKNYMVFSGSLFTLYVLPKFAGIYSANNFKKEVFNIYKTILPLFAAGMILVYLFRHLIIELLYPGLTEMAPLFKWQLIGDFIRLASLVLLNQFLAKKLVRSFIFSELFSLALFYVLAQLLVAPYGVEGIVIAHFIRYVLYFFVVSFLVFRYFKKQRK, from the coding sequence GTGAAAATACCATCCTTTATACGCGGTAATTTGCTTTTGAAGATGACATCGCTCAATGCTGTGGTGGTAAGTATCAGGCTCTTGATTTCTGCCGTTGTGCAACGTCTTCTCTATGATTATGTAGGTGCTGTAGGACTTTACAAAATTGGTCAGCTTAGAAGTTTGTCGCAGTTATTGATGTCAATCTCTTCGCTCGGTACTTTCAGCGGCCTGGTAAAATATGTTGCAGAATACAGGTCAGACAAGGCCCAGCTTCAAAAGCTATTTAGCACTACGTTTGTTTTTACCATATTTGGTGTTTTAGGTAGCTGTATCACGCTGCTTGTGTTTTCAGACCTCATCAGCGATTATCTTTTTGCCTCAAATGAATTTTCATATATAATTAAATTAACTGCTGTTATTATTCCCTTCATCGCGGTGCAACGCGTTTTTAATGGAGTTATAAACGGACTGTCCGAATACAAAAAGTTTGCAAAAATCGATTTGGTCAGTTACCTGCTTACGGTGTCATTAACTCTGTTGTTTCTTTTCCAGTACAATTTGGACGGGGTGCTGATAGCTATTAGTATTACGCCGATAATTCAGGTATTGGTCCTGCTTTTCTTTTTTTTCAGAGTACTGCGTGGCTACATAAGTTTCAAGGATATAAAATTGAAATCCCCTATGGCAAAAAGCCTTTTTGCGTTTACGGTTATGTCCTTTGTGAGTTCCATTTTACTACCTCTTGTGGAAATAGATATAAGAAGCATGCTGGAAGAACGAATGTCAGGACGGGACGCCGGGGTATGGACCAATATGACTTTTATTTCGAAAAATTATATGGTTTTTTCAGGTTCCCTTTTTACATTATATGTGCTTCCCAAATTTGCGGGAATCTATTCCGCAAATAATTTTAAGAAAGAAGTTTTCAATATTTATAAAACCATTTTGCCGCTATTTGCCGCAGGTATGATTCTGGTTTATCTTTTTAGACACCTTATAATTGAATTGTTATATCCAGGATTGACCGAAATGGCGCCACTCTTTAAATGGCAGCTGATAGGAGATTTTATTAGGCTCGCGTCTTTGGTGCTTCTAAACCAGTTTTTGGCAAAAAAATTAGTGCGAAGTTTTATATTTTCGGAGCTTTTTTCATTGGCGCTTTTTTATGTGCTGGCCCAATTGCTTGTTGCTCCGTATGGAGTTGAGGGAATTGTAATCGCACATTTTATCAGGTATGTGCTTTATTTTTTTGTTGTTTCATTTTTAGTGTTCAGATATTTTAAAAAACAAAGAAAGTAA
- a CDS encoding glycosyltransferase family 2 protein has protein sequence MNVELSVVMPCLNEAETLAICIKKAQGFFERKNIVGEVIIADNGSTDGSQQIAKDLNATVINVPQKGYGSALRGGIEAANGKYIIMGDADDSYDFENLMPYIMKLREGYDLVMGNRFKGGIKKGAMPFLHKYLGNPVLSFIGRLFFKSKIGDFHCGLRGFSKEAFYKMELKTTGMEFASEMIVKASLKNLKIAEVPTILSPDGRSRPPHLNTWRDGWRHLRFLVLYSPNWLFMVPGLLLMLFGLITSAFLIMGPVSVGNVNFDVHTLLFTSGFILIGFQFILFYGLTKVFTVENELLPKSKKYDRLFKFINLEKGLITGFVLVIVGIVLSFLAYSDWQATGYGNIESTAILRRVIPAITLMLLGVQIILFSLFFSILGLKK, from the coding sequence ATGAACGTAGAGCTATCTGTTGTAATGCCGTGCCTAAATGAAGCCGAAACCCTTGCCATTTGCATAAAAAAAGCACAAGGTTTTTTTGAACGAAAAAACATAGTGGGTGAAGTTATTATTGCTGACAACGGCAGCACGGACGGCTCACAACAAATTGCAAAAGATTTAAACGCTACTGTTATAAACGTTCCACAAAAAGGTTACGGCAGTGCACTGCGGGGCGGCATAGAAGCAGCAAACGGAAAGTATATTATTATGGGCGATGCCGATGATAGTTATGATTTTGAAAATTTGATGCCCTATATCATGAAACTTCGGGAAGGTTATGATTTGGTAATGGGCAATCGTTTTAAGGGCGGAATTAAAAAAGGTGCCATGCCCTTTCTACACAAATATCTGGGAAACCCGGTACTTTCCTTTATTGGAAGATTATTCTTTAAAAGTAAAATTGGTGATTTTCACTGCGGTTTGCGTGGGTTCAGCAAGGAAGCTTTTTACAAAATGGAGCTCAAAACCACAGGCATGGAATTTGCCAGCGAAATGATTGTAAAGGCAAGTCTTAAAAATCTTAAAATTGCTGAAGTACCGACCATCCTTTCACCTGATGGGCGCTCCCGACCACCACATTTGAATACATGGCGTGACGGTTGGAGGCATTTACGGTTTTTGGTGCTCTACAGCCCCAATTGGTTATTTATGGTTCCCGGTTTGTTGTTAATGCTTTTTGGGCTGATTACTTCGGCGTTTTTAATTATGGGTCCCGTTTCCGTTGGAAATGTAAATTTTGATGTGCACACCCTTCTTTTCACTTCCGGCTTTATACTTATTGGTTTCCAGTTTATCCTTTTTTACGGCCTAACAAAAGTTTTCACGGTAGAAAACGAACTTCTTCCGAAGTCAAAAAAATATGACCGGCTTTTCAAATTTATTAATTTGGAAAAAGGCTTGATAACCGGTTTTGTTTTGGTTATTGTGGGAATAGTTCTAAGCTTTTTGGCATATTCAGATTGGCAGGCCACCGGTTATGGAAATATTGAAAGCACGGCAATTTTAAGAAGAGTTATTCCTGCAATTACGCTAATGCTATTGGGCGTTCAGATTATACTTTTCAGTTTGTTTTTCAGTATTCTTGGATTGAAAAAATAA
- a CDS encoding sulfatase-like hydrolase/transferase, with translation MQAKKKQGLFSGFLNNGNAYPVLTAVAAGLYPLLFYYTNNYKMINSWGHLGYFVSVFLLFPIAVFFLAHKISGVNLFKKFQPFVLPFLNFFFFFSYLNIALYAGFNWLRTLIIFGVAVLLAFLLRKFFKKIIGFQLILAVIGIFTLAPVVIKQLNYSKEWMAQPDAIEEAVFKKKPNIYFIQPDGYANFSELKKGFYNIPNSEFEYYLKENNFKNYPGFRSNYAATLPTNSAVFMMKHHYYNNGSDFTETIDARNVIVSDNSVLRILKNNGYRTFFLTEQPYFLTNKPKLGYDFCNFSTEEIDFVTTGIGEPKDVIKPFDNYLETYADGPNFFFIEIFNPGHITNTIEDSKGVEGERQHYMESLAEANKKLTQLTKSILEKDPKALIVIMADHGGFVGMTNTGESYTKNTNPDFVNSIFSTILSIHWPNGEAPEFDKELKTSVNLFRILTAYLSEENSYLENLQENGSYIIINSGAPQGVYEYLDDAGSVIFKKLS, from the coding sequence ATGCAGGCTAAAAAAAAACAGGGTCTTTTCTCGGGTTTTTTGAACAACGGGAATGCCTATCCTGTACTTACGGCCGTGGCGGCGGGTCTTTACCCATTATTGTTTTATTACACAAACAATTATAAAATGATCAATTCCTGGGGACACCTAGGGTATTTTGTCTCTGTATTTTTATTGTTTCCCATTGCTGTATTTTTTTTGGCACATAAAATTTCTGGGGTAAACTTGTTCAAGAAATTTCAGCCGTTTGTTTTACCTTTTTTAAACTTTTTCTTCTTTTTTTCTTATTTGAATATAGCACTGTATGCTGGCTTTAATTGGTTGCGAACCCTTATCATATTTGGAGTCGCTGTTTTGCTTGCCTTTTTGCTTCGAAAATTTTTCAAGAAAATCATTGGCTTTCAACTCATACTTGCCGTCATTGGTATTTTCACATTAGCGCCCGTGGTTATTAAGCAGCTTAATTATTCCAAGGAATGGATGGCGCAGCCCGATGCAATCGAGGAAGCTGTATTTAAGAAAAAACCTAATATTTATTTTATTCAGCCTGATGGGTACGCAAATTTTTCGGAGCTTAAAAAGGGTTTTTACAATATTCCGAATAGCGAATTTGAATATTATTTGAAGGAAAACAATTTTAAAAACTATCCCGGTTTCCGAAGTAATTATGCCGCCACACTGCCCACTAACAGTGCGGTGTTTATGATGAAGCATCATTATTATAACAACGGCTCCGATTTTACCGAAACCATTGACGCCCGCAATGTAATTGTATCAGATAATAGTGTGCTTCGCATATTGAAGAACAACGGTTATCGCACATTTTTTCTTACCGAGCAGCCCTATTTTTTGACCAACAAGCCAAAGCTTGGTTATGATTTCTGTAATTTTTCAACGGAAGAAATTGATTTTGTCACTACCGGCATTGGAGAGCCAAAAGATGTAATAAAACCTTTCGATAACTATTTGGAAACTTATGCTGATGGCCCTAATTTCTTTTTTATTGAAATTTTCAACCCCGGGCATATTACAAATACTATAGAAGATTCCAAAGGGGTGGAGGGAGAGCGCCAACATTATATGGAAAGTTTGGCGGAAGCAAATAAAAAACTGACCCAACTTACAAAGTCTATTCTGGAAAAAGATCCGAAAGCATTGATTGTAATTATGGCCGATCATGGCGGATTTGTGGGGATGACAAACACGGGCGAATCCTACACTAAGAATACGAACCCTGATTTTGTGAACTCCATATTCAGCACCATACTTTCCATTCATTGGCCCAATGGGGAAGCGCCGGAATTTGATAAGGAATTAAAAACCTCGGTTAATCTTTTTAGAATTTTGACCGCATATTTAAGCGAGGAAAACTCATATCTTGAAAATTTACAGGAAAACGGGAGTTACATAATAATCAACTCTGGCGCACCCCAAGGCGTTTATGAATATTTGGACGATGCGGGAAGTGTAATTTTCAAGAAACTTTCATAA
- a CDS encoding glycosyltransferase family 39 protein has product MFKYSTRGLKFSAFDGLLLLIYLAVFIYFVLQPAIYSPDTNTYFRVHFYRFPGYGLFLRSFDLFFGSFFETAVVAFQLLLGFLAIAKLQKTCKQLLKLKNWEYFVLFILLIFPYFPPLLVGNNLTSEGLSYPFYLFLIAYSLDFLFNNQPNKLVHLSIAFILLCLTRGQFIIVAPILGVLYILKERKNILNRPNLFFGILLFILPIITQTLDKTYHKAVHGFFVTTPFSYVNALTLPLYVSDEEDASLMKTENEKIVFSRTYQKIDSLGLLSSKVEGDATEKYMLFHNNFPWICNRSFHVPTMNYFESKTNKLSENVILAEKAAKNMLPVLVKDNFEKYISIYFEGIFHGFKGILPAVLTLLLFLYSTIITFRKWSVNNGLLLFGSTLIVSNAMIVAFASHSIMRYLFYNYFFAILIGIILFRKITSKI; this is encoded by the coding sequence TTGTTTAAATATTCTACAAGAGGATTAAAATTTTCTGCGTTTGATGGGTTATTGCTGTTAATCTATTTAGCGGTCTTTATTTATTTTGTTCTTCAACCGGCCATCTATTCTCCCGATACCAACACCTATTTTAGAGTACATTTTTACAGGTTTCCAGGCTACGGACTTTTTTTGAGGAGTTTTGATCTTTTTTTCGGCAGCTTTTTTGAAACCGCTGTGGTTGCTTTTCAGCTGTTGCTAGGTTTTTTGGCAATTGCCAAGCTTCAAAAAACATGCAAACAACTTCTGAAACTTAAAAACTGGGAGTATTTTGTGTTGTTCATACTGCTTATTTTCCCATATTTTCCGCCACTTTTGGTGGGAAACAATCTGACTTCGGAAGGACTCTCCTATCCTTTTTACCTGTTTTTGATAGCTTATAGCTTAGATTTTTTATTTAACAACCAGCCCAATAAATTAGTTCACCTTTCTATTGCATTTATATTATTGTGCCTTACGCGCGGTCAGTTTATAATTGTTGCCCCCATTCTAGGGGTTTTGTACATTTTAAAAGAGCGAAAAAATATTCTTAACAGACCCAATCTATTTTTTGGGATACTTCTTTTTATTTTGCCAATTATCACTCAAACCTTAGACAAGACATATCATAAAGCCGTTCACGGTTTCTTTGTTACCACGCCCTTCAGCTATGTAAATGCACTCACTTTGCCACTTTATGTTTCAGATGAAGAAGATGCTTCTTTGATGAAAACTGAGAATGAAAAAATAGTTTTTTCAAGAACCTATCAAAAAATTGACAGCTTAGGTCTTTTGAGTTCAAAGGTAGAAGGCGACGCCACTGAAAAATACATGCTTTTTCACAACAATTTTCCGTGGATCTGCAATAGATCTTTTCACGTTCCCACGATGAACTATTTTGAGAGCAAAACCAATAAATTGAGTGAAAATGTAATTTTGGCCGAAAAGGCCGCAAAAAATATGCTTCCCGTTTTGGTGAAAGATAATTTCGAAAAATACATATCTATTTATTTTGAAGGTATTTTTCACGGTTTTAAGGGAATCCTGCCGGCAGTGCTCACATTGCTTCTTTTTCTTTATAGCACAATAATTACTTTTAGAAAATGGTCTGTCAATAATGGATTGCTGCTATTTGGTTCCACACTTATAGTTTCAAATGCAATGATCGTGGCATTTGCTTCGCATTCCATTATGCGCTATTTATTTTACAATTACTTTTTTGCCATTTTAATCGGAATTATTTTATTCCGAAAAATAACTTCAAAAATATGA
- a CDS encoding sulfatase-like hydrolase/transferase, with protein MLKNFLNNNKEYPVLAGISAGLYPVLFYYSRNFDMSKSWEHLLYFTGVFILLPALAFLIFHRLSKLVIFKPYQKYVLPFLNLFTFLFILKTFVFVPIERKIIVGIFIVSLLFAIFLYRHLKKLIVIELLLALIGIFSVSQIIFQKLTYSDTWKQQPDDIENVVFKKKPNVYFIQPDGYVSFSTLNDDFYNVGNNAFETFLETTNFKTYPDFHTNYKSTLASNSSAFMMKHHYYDFNLDKQEVENAREIIISENPVLNAFKSNGYETYFLSETYYFLNNRPKMGYDHSSIPYGKVPFLNKGLGEVQPVLEPLKRYLSDSIQTPKFFFIQILKPAHINTTAGSSQGAAVEREKWIERLKESNELMKNLIIEILDKDPQALIILMADHGGFVGLNYTGEGDTKTENIAIKKSIFSTNLTIHWPKNEVPEYDSKLKTPVNVFRILFTYLSGNEKYLQNLQADESYICLTGGTEPGVYKYVDGSGNYVFEKIEPEKGK; from the coding sequence GTGTTAAAAAACTTTCTCAATAATAACAAGGAGTATCCGGTTTTGGCAGGTATTTCGGCTGGTCTTTACCCTGTGCTGTTTTACTATTCCAGAAATTTTGATATGTCAAAATCATGGGAACACCTTTTATATTTCACAGGTGTTTTTATACTGTTGCCCGCTCTGGCCTTTTTGATATTCCACAGACTTTCAAAGTTGGTCATTTTTAAACCCTATCAAAAATACGTATTACCCTTTTTAAATCTCTTCACGTTTTTATTCATTCTGAAAACTTTTGTTTTTGTACCTATTGAACGTAAAATAATAGTTGGGATTTTTATTGTTTCGCTATTGTTCGCAATATTTCTTTATCGACATTTAAAGAAGTTAATTGTGATCGAATTGCTTTTGGCCTTGATAGGTATTTTTTCAGTTTCACAGATAATATTCCAAAAATTAACTTATTCTGACACGTGGAAGCAACAGCCGGACGATATTGAAAATGTGGTTTTTAAAAAGAAACCCAACGTATACTTTATTCAACCCGATGGTTACGTGAGTTTTTCTACCTTGAATGATGATTTTTACAATGTCGGAAACAATGCATTTGAAACCTTTTTAGAAACTACCAATTTTAAAACCTATCCAGATTTTCACACCAATTATAAATCGACTTTGGCTTCAAACAGTAGTGCTTTTATGATGAAGCACCACTACTACGATTTTAATTTGGATAAACAAGAAGTAGAGAATGCCAGAGAAATTATTATTTCTGAAAATCCCGTTCTCAACGCTTTCAAAAGCAATGGATATGAAACCTATTTTCTGTCGGAAACTTATTATTTTTTGAATAACAGGCCAAAAATGGGGTATGACCATAGCAGTATTCCATATGGTAAGGTTCCGTTCCTTAATAAAGGTTTGGGGGAAGTGCAGCCCGTTTTGGAACCGTTGAAACGGTATCTTTCCGATTCTATCCAAACTCCCAAATTCTTTTTTATACAAATACTCAAACCTGCCCATATAAATACTACGGCCGGTAGCTCGCAAGGTGCGGCCGTGGAGCGTGAAAAATGGATTGAAAGATTAAAAGAGTCCAACGAATTGATGAAAAATCTTATCATTGAAATATTGGATAAGGATCCACAGGCGCTTATAATATTAATGGCGGACCACGGTGGGTTTGTAGGCCTAAATTATACTGGGGAAGGCGATACAAAAACCGAAAATATAGCCATAAAAAAATCTATTTTTAGTACGAACCTTACAATTCATTGGCCAAAAAACGAAGTGCCAGAATACGATTCCAAATTAAAAACGCCGGTGAATGTTTTTAGAATTCTTTTTACCTATTTATCCGGAAACGAAAAATATCTTCAAAATTTGCAGGCAGATGAAAGCTACATCTGCTTAACCGGTGGTACCGAACCTGGCGTTTATAAATATGTAGATGGTTCCGGAAATTATGTCTTTGAAAAAATAGAGCCCGAAAAAGGCAAATAA
- a CDS encoding glycosyltransferase family 2 protein, whose amino-acid sequence MQKALSIIVPAYNEEHTILEILEILYKLELPNNLQKEIVIVDDCSKDNTLNIIKKFIQNHLDCNVQFFSFEKNQGKGAALNKGIQMATGDFIIIQDADLEYDPNEYSLLLKPILENKADVVYGSRFMGGNPHRILFFWHTIGNKFLTFLSNMFTNLNLTDMETCYKLFRADILKGLDLKEKRFGFEPEVTAKISRVKKIRIYEVGISYYGRTYEEGKKINWKDGLWALWCIFKYNVFSR is encoded by the coding sequence ATGCAAAAAGCGCTTTCTATAATTGTTCCGGCTTATAACGAAGAACATACCATTCTTGAAATTTTGGAAATACTCTATAAATTAGAACTGCCCAACAACCTGCAAAAAGAAATTGTAATTGTTGACGATTGTTCTAAGGACAACACCTTAAATATCATCAAGAAATTTATTCAAAATCATCTTGATTGTAACGTTCAGTTTTTTTCCTTTGAAAAAAACCAAGGAAAGGGCGCAGCGTTAAATAAAGGCATTCAAATGGCAACAGGTGATTTTATAATTATTCAGGATGCCGATCTGGAATATGACCCGAATGAGTATTCCCTTTTGTTGAAACCAATTTTGGAAAATAAGGCCGATGTGGTTTATGGCTCCCGATTTATGGGCGGGAATCCGCATAGAATTTTGTTTTTTTGGCATACTATCGGAAATAAGTTTCTCACATTTTTAAGTAATATGTTTACCAATCTGAACCTAACCGATATGGAAACCTGTTATAAACTGTTTAGGGCAGATATTCTAAAAGGGTTGGATTTAAAGGAAAAAAGGTTTGGTTTTGAACCTGAAGTAACGGCGAAAATTTCACGCGTAAAAAAAATACGTATCTATGAGGTAGGCATTTCATACTACGGTCGAACTTACGAAGAAGGGAAAAAAATAAACTGGAAAGACGGACTTTGGGCACTTTGGTGCATTTTTAAATACAATGTATTTTCCCGCTAA
- a CDS encoding GNAT family N-acetyltransferase, with amino-acid sequence MESNTFSVKKYTAEDKLLWQKFLENSKNATFLFQRDFMEYHADRFTDYSLLVFKKGKVVAALPANISENTAYSHQGLTYGGLLLQKKTKLKEVVLIFSSVLQFLNEAGIEHLHLKMLPKIYNLLPSDEMDYLLFITEAEKVRTDVLSVIDNQNPLKIAANRMEGVKKANKSELRIEEENDFEPFWEKILIPNLALRHQALPVHSFGEITELANNFPKNIIQFNVYKADEIVGGATIFETETVAHVQYISANEDKQQLGTLDFLFEYLITERFRNKRYFDFGTSNENHGKNINEGLLYWKECFGGRCIVQSFYEVKTANYKKLATVFL; translated from the coding sequence TTGGAAAGCAATACATTTTCAGTAAAAAAATATACTGCGGAAGATAAACTTTTGTGGCAGAAATTTCTGGAGAATTCCAAAAATGCAACTTTTCTGTTTCAAAGGGATTTTATGGAATATCATGCCGACAGATTTACGGATTATTCCCTTCTGGTATTTAAAAAAGGAAAAGTTGTTGCGGCCCTGCCAGCAAATATTTCTGAAAATACCGCGTATTCCCATCAAGGATTGACCTACGGAGGTTTGCTGCTTCAGAAAAAAACAAAGTTGAAGGAAGTTGTTTTGATTTTTAGCAGTGTGCTTCAATTTCTGAATGAAGCGGGAATTGAACATCTTCATTTAAAAATGTTGCCGAAAATATATAATTTATTGCCTTCTGATGAAATGGATTATCTGCTTTTTATTACAGAAGCGGAAAAGGTGCGTACCGATGTTTTAAGCGTAATTGATAACCAAAATCCGTTAAAGATTGCTGCGAACCGAATGGAAGGAGTGAAAAAAGCAAATAAAAGCGAGCTTCGGATTGAGGAAGAAAATGATTTTGAACCGTTTTGGGAAAAAATATTGATTCCCAACTTAGCTCTTCGCCATCAAGCGCTGCCTGTACATTCATTTGGTGAAATAACCGAACTGGCAAACAATTTTCCGAAGAACATCATCCAGTTTAATGTTTATAAAGCAGATGAAATTGTAGGCGGCGCAACTATTTTTGAAACCGAAACCGTAGCGCACGTGCAGTATATTTCTGCAAATGAGGACAAGCAGCAATTGGGGACGTTGGATTTTTTATTTGAGTATTTAATAACCGAGCGTTTCAGAAATAAAAGATATTTCGATTTTGGGACTTCCAACGAGAACCATGGGAAAAACATAAATGAAGGCCTGCTTTATTGGAAGGAATGTTTTGGGGGCCGCTGCATTGTACAATCATTTTATGAAGTGAAAACCGCAAATTATAAAAAATTAGCAACCGTTTTTTTATGA